The sequence taacatCGACTAGGGTTTTCTGGCTGACATCAGCCAGAGCTATTTCTTAACCATATTAGCTAGGTTTTTTGGTTGGTGTTGGCTAGAGTTTTTTTACTAACATCAGGTAGGTATTTTTGACCGACATCGGgtatgactatttttagtcgacaTCGACTAGGTTTTTACAGTCAACATCCACTAGGTTTTTTTGGTCGACATCGGCCatagctattttttagccaacatcagTCAAGGCTATTTTATAGCTGATGTTGAGTAGGGTTTTTTGTCCAACATTGGTCAAGGCTGTTTTTTAGTCAACTTCGACTAGGGATTTTTCGATCAACGTTGACCAATGATATTTTTTGGCCAACATTGGGTAGGTTCTATTGGTCGACATTGACCAAGTTATTTTTTAGCAGATATTGGctagatttttttgtcaacgcctgctaggattttttaggtcgacattggctaaaaatagccttggtcaatgttatttgaaaagaccGTAGTTGGTGTCAGTCAAACAAACTCTAGCCGATGTTGGTTAAAAAAACATAGCCAACATTGActgaaaaatagactcaaccaaCGTTAATCGaaaaatagccccgactgacgTCAGCTGATAAATATTCTCGACATACTTTGCCAAAAAAACCCTATTTGATGTCAACCGAAAAATAGTCTTGGTTGATGTCGATTTAAAAACATCACTAGTTGTGGTGAGGCAAAACAaccctagttaaaattatcaatattttgtatttttaaattattaaaattgaaaaatattttaattagtatttcaaaattagattgtgtttgttttctataaagtttattattgaaatttcatctatttaaaatataaaattgaaattttgcatatggaggaaattgaattgccctatccaaacaaaaaatttaaaattgaataaatttgaattgatttatccaaacaaagcacttgaaaaatgaagaaaattaaaatcaaaacaattcaaattctaggcatttcaaatttcttaaaattttgaaattgctcTTCCAAACATAAGATTAATATATGTGACAATTACCCGCAACTTCCTCTCTACAACCCCTGTGCTCCTTCTATCATTTTCGTTTGAAATTACCTCCACTGTCCACCCTGGTTAATCTCTTCTCTATGAACAAATGCCAAAGAGTTTTAGTTAGTGGTAGAATGTAGAGATCATTATAGACAAGATAGATGCCTAAGAAATTGACCCAAATGAAAGTGGGACATTATCCTACTTCCTCAAGGAAAATCAAATCCATCATAACTGATAGTAAGTGATCAGTGGTAGCTCCCTAAGCCTGTGAATAGGCCTTTGATGATGGAAACTCGTTGCTTGTTAGCTAGCTAGAACATCTTGCATCATTGTATAAGCAATGTATGAGCAGTTTCTCTTTCTCCcgttatctattttctcttctttgcgTCTCCGTATTTTTACTAATAACCTCATTaagtaaataatcattttttatttttgaatgtgtgaattgttgataaatttatctttgaaatattataatttaaatattgtttCCGAAAGTGTAATAAATTTATCTGACCGTTAACTTTCATTCattactattaataaaataacatatatgaCACAAATTGACAAATTTGACACAAATTGATTGCCAATGTAGCCATAGGGAATAGATTGAACGAAAGTGTCAGTAAGTTATCATTATTGAACCtaaatgtcaataatttattttggacGAAAAtgccaataattttttatttagaaccAAAATGTCAGTACATTTCCATTGGAcaaaaatgtcaataaattaCCATCATTAGATCAAAATGTCAGTAAATTGCTATTGTatcaaaatatcaataattttttattagacgtaaatgtcaataattttttgttaaacctAAATATCAATATGTTTCTATTATACTAATTTATTAGACCCTAGATGTTTATTAGTAAAACAAATATACTAATATGattatataaaacattaaaaaaattaacacaaaactaaaatataatacaatattaaacattaaataagaGACTTCTTCTAATAAAATTCCAATTAACATCATTGGACACTTTTCTTtggatattttatattattataaattttgaaacaaattaaataatatatatgcaaatattaaaactaaatatctaAAAAAGTCCACTCTTTTTCAataaagcaatatatatatatatatatatatatatatatataatgttccAAATGAAAGTATAACATAATTAAGATGAAATAAATTCataaagtaattatatattaaagtcatctttaaattttataattttttaactatcattttAGTTTACTTGAAATCAATGAgtatatctaaattttaaataataataagcgtaaatttgttaaaactatttgttttttagataatttttttgatgCACAGGtatatcttttttcttaaatcaTAACCTTACAATCCTATTTTAAACATAGTCACAATGAAAGTTTTTCATTCCTTCCCAAGTTTGTTTAATGTATATCATATTAGTTTTACAAATTCAAGCTAAATGAGTTACGCCTTTTGagttaccaataaaaaaaatgataaataactattttcgTCTCTGAATGTGTAAATCGTTGAAAAATTTATCTTTGCaagatttaaattcaaaatttgggagaaatttatcctaaaattatattttacctttaaatgaaacaaaatttagaGTCTAACAAATTAGACTAATAgaaacatattaatatttaggttcaacaaaaaattactgAAATTTAAGTCCAAtaaaaattactgacattttggtccaataataataacttacTGACATTTTTATCAAATGGAAACATACAGACATTttgttccaaaaataaaaattactaatatttttgtccaaaaaaatattatagacaTTATCGTCCAACAAAAAGTTACTGACATTTAGGTCTAATAATAGTAACTTACTAACATTTTCGTTTAATCTATTCAACATGGTTACGTTGACAATCAATCTTGTGATAAATTCATTCATTTGTATTAcgtagactattttattaacgataATGATCGAAAGTTAATGGTCCGATAAATTTATCGTATTTTTTACACTTTAGAagactaatttttaaattttaatctttcaaaaataaatttatcaacaatttatacatttaaaaacgaaaataactatATACCCTAAACTCTTTAAATTCATTCTATGTTTTCATGGTTCTCACGGGACTCGGAAATTAAAGTCTGATCCACAACATATACAATCATTGAATTTATacatctttcaatattttcattCCTAGTACAAACCACAATTCGCAAaatttgatgtaaaaaaaaaaaatagtctctcTATCACGCATATAAAAATTTTAGAGTAATACTTCTTCACTCATAAAAACCATAATATACTCTGACATAAAAACCGAAtagttagaaagaaaaaaaaataatacacataCTCAcagctttctttttcttatatcttcttcttcttccgatctttttctttttcttttaagaaataataGAATAGAACAAAGGTAATGCATGTGTTTCTATTTGCATGTTTGTATCGTGAATTatacttaataatatttattaaaaaatcttttgtttatacaTTACTATAATATCAGAAGCAGGgcattattattcaaataaaacaaactaACACAATGCAGAGCAATGAAAACTTTAGACATGGGCACGGTTCAAAAAACCCCGGGAGGTGAAATCTGCTCTGTTCCACACAAAAGAAGGCTCCAAAGACAGCAAAGAATAAGAGGGTAACGGCAAAGAAGAACTCGTGAGAGCAAAAATGCTGATcatagtatattattattattatgggaCATCATCCTCAAACTTGGATACATAATcatagtatattattattattattattattattattatgctagggaaaaaaaacaaaaaagtgatGGCAACAAACCCTAAGTAGAGAGAGAAGATCGAATTACCTCTTAAACTTTGAAACGGTCATTTTTGTCGGGGAATACAAAGGCGAAGGAGAGTTTGGCGTTTCTTCTCCTTGCAGTCAAAGCCACTTCTTTGACCTTTGCAAAACACACTGAGTGAGCCAACCATAAGCATAAAAGGcaataaaggaagaaaaaaaatggagtgAAGACACATTAGGTCAAATTGAGAAATTACAAGATTGGTGAGTTCTCGGAGAGTAGCGTCCTTCCAGGTGTAAATCTGAACCTCATCTTTGGACTCTTTGCCTCTGACGACAAAGTCTTCCATGGAATGGTGACTCCCAATCTTGGTGAACACTATCAACAATAACGGACGTGtctgaaagaaaaggaaggaagacttttatttatttttatcgaaaaatattagtttgttaGGTTTTGTTAGTAGAAAAGTCGAACCTTTTTCCtcttaaagaagaagaagaagatggaaCAATGAGTACCTTTTTGTGATTGAAGGGTTCGAGGCGAGGGCAAGAGGGGGGAGGAGGAGGGCCTCTTGGCAGCGACAGCAACGCTCTTCCACCTTGTCGTTTTGTTTGACTAGGGTTTAGTGTATTTAAGATATGAGAGAATGTGAAAGAACACGAACAACTATGTAGGGTTTTAATTTTGGGGATGAGAACGAAGACAATTTTTAAGTAAAACCGTCCTAGTTTTCATTCCATAAAATGATAGGATTTCCACTAACatacattttaagacggtttttaataaccgccttagaatgtcaGTCGTAAAAAGCTTTTTTAATTtcactaattacaaaattgtcaccgcgATACTTTTTAAGACGATCCACAAAGAATCGCCTTAGAAATAGTGTCGTAAAACATAATATTTGTAGCAGTGGAACTGCCATATACATAAAACACCAGAAATATCCTACTTGTTATCATtcatttcccaaagaaaggcaATCATCTACTTGTTATCCCTTCTATATCTTTAATCTATATGGAGAGAGATAAATAGAGAGAAGGGATAAAATACTTTAGTGGAACATTTAGTACAAGAAAGTATGAGAATCATCACTTATAAGAATcataaaactattaaatatttagtaaaattagtCTACAAGCTAGTTAAACCATAAAAACTATTTGAAAGGTTAAAAACTAATAAGCTAATTTATTGAATTGAAAGTATTTGGAAAGATTagagaaaataagtttaatactctatataatttaataagattaGTAGAAAATGAGAAGGGAGAAGTTGTAAAGAGAGAAATGGATATGAACAGAAATTATGGGTAAAtatgtctttttaaaaaaattattttctttctctccacttttttatttaaccaaATGAGCGAAGAAAAaattcaacttttctttctcttttacttCTCTCATATTGCtttcaattaaaaaactttaataatttatttattttttacgcattctctcttctcccctattttttttttccttctctactTCTCTCTCATTACCCAAATAAAGGATTAGTCccttaatttttagaataagCAAATCGTAGGCAGGACTAAATTAATTCATCTAAACATGCCCTAAACAGGAC comes from Glycine soja cultivar W05 chromosome 20, ASM419377v2, whole genome shotgun sequence and encodes:
- the LOC114402160 gene encoding histone deacetylase complex subunit SAP18-like, coding for MSGRQDALNWPFMRSNGQPYCYHSQCSYDSLANRCQTKRQGGRALLSLPRGPPPPPSCPRLEPFNHKKTRPLLLIVFTKIGSHHSMEDFVVRGKESKDEVQIYTWKDATLRELTNLVKEVALTARRRNAKLSFAFVFPDKNDRFKV